From Dasypus novemcinctus isolate mDasNov1 chromosome 19, mDasNov1.1.hap2, whole genome shotgun sequence, a single genomic window includes:
- the LOC101428796 gene encoding PRAME family member 20-like isoform X1, with protein MPPPERVSSRKLRKLPVPIRFMEMSTPALPKLLELAASSLLSNEASSLPALEEFTVDLFPPLLTAAFAKGHKKALKALVQAWPFPFLRLGSLIVRWPNQDSLQAVLDGLEGFSAHGTCPRRSELRVLDLTLDFEQVQGKGASEALAKFPFWLPSTVKMEKFQDMAMPESVEDTRKGPQQAWEPVELHIDLFLRGPFKLDTFLSGLLTKVEQSSGSLRLCCRKLHIEEMPFNSLRGILKTLDLAFIQELEVFDWFRALSEQSLFATQLGKIHNLRSLKLSYYHWAFSTEGEPSSSYFLSQLGRLVHLRKLHLSYSYLSGNLHQVLSCLQNPLHTLEIRSCTLLDTDIAYLSRSLHAPHLKKLDLSGNNLACVVPGPLESLLREASGTLQYLDLNHCRLKDAHLNTLLPALSRCSHLRSLGLSDNPVSRAGLLSLLEHTAALLELKRVLYPIPVECCMYLHGLSWGPIHKGKLGQVQAEMQRLLQAVQRTDMQWSPPLPSSLPMRLVQPE; from the exons ATGCCACCACCCGAACGCGTCTCTTCTCGGAAGCTCAGAAAACTTCCTGTGCCAAT CAGGTTCATGGAGATGAGCACTCCAGCCCTACCAAAGCTCTTGGAACTTGCAGCCTCTAGCCTGCTGAGCAACGAGGCTTCCTCTCTACCTGCTTTGGAAGAGTTCACAGTCGACCTCTTCCCGCCCTTGCTCACTGCCGCGTTTGCCAAGGGTCACAAGAAGGCCCTGAAGGCCCTGGTGCAGGCCTGGCCTTTCCCCTTTCTCCGCCTGGGCTCTTTAATAGTGCGGTGGCCCAACCAAGACAGCTTGCAGGCTGTGCTGGATGGGCTGGAGGGCTTCTCTGCCCACGGAACTTGTCCCAG GAGGTCAGAACTGAGGGTCCTGGATTTGACACTGGACTTTGAGCAGGTCCAAGGTAAAGGGGCCTCTGAGGCCTTGGCCAAGTTCCCTTTCTGGTTACCATCGACGGTGAAGATGGAGAAGTTCCAAGACATGGCCATGCCTGAGTCAGTAGAAGACACTAGAAAAGGACCTCAGCAGGCCTGGGAACCAGTGGAATTACACATCGATCTTTTCCTGCGAGGTCCCTTCAAGTTAGATACGTTCCTTTCTGGCCTCCTGACAAAAGTGGAACAGAGCAGTGGGTCCCTGCGACTCTGCTGTAGGAAATTGCATATTGAGGAGATGCCATTCAACAGCCTCAGAGGGATCCTGAAGACGCTGGATCTGGCTTTCATCCAGGAGCTGGAGGTGTTTGACTGGTTCCGGGCACTGTCAGAGCAGAGCCTGTTTGCCACCCAGCTGGGAAAGATCCACAACCTGCGCAGCCTCAAGCTGTCCTACTACCACTGGGCCTTCTCCACCGAGGGTGAGCCGTCCTCCAGCTACTTCCTCTCCCAGCTTGGCCGGCTGGTCCACCTCCGGAAGCTCCACCTGTCCTACTCCTATCTCTCAGGCAACCTGCATCAAGTGCTCAG CTGCCTGCAGAACCCCCTGCACACCCTGGAGATCCGCTCCTGTACCCTCCTGGACACTGACATCGCTTACTTGTCCAGGAGCCTCCATGCCCCACACCTGAAGAAGCTGGACCTGAGTGGCAACAACCTGGCGTGCGTGGTACCTGGGCCCTTGGAGAGCCTGCTGAGGGAGGCCTCAGGGACCCTGCAGTACCTGGACCTGAACCACTGCCGGCTGAAAGACGCCCACCTCAACACCCTCCTGCCTGCCCTGAGCCGTTGCTCCCACCTCCGCTCCCTGGGCCTCTCGGACAACCCTGTGTCCAGGGCGGGCCTCCTGAGCCTGCTGGAGCACACGGCAGCATTGCTGGAGCTGAAGCGGGTGCTGTACCCCATCCCTGTGGAATGCTGCATGTACCTGCATGGCCTCTCCTGGGGGCCAATCCACAAAGGGAAGCTGGGCCAGGTGCAGGCCGAGATGCAGAGGTTGCTGCAGGCTGTACAGCGGACCGACATGCAGTggagccctcccctgccctcatcCCTGCCTATGAGGCTAGTGCAGCCCGAGTAA
- the LOC101428796 gene encoding PRAME family member 20-like isoform X2 → MPPPERVSSRKLRKLPVPMFMEMSTPALPKLLELAASSLLSNEASSLPALEEFTVDLFPPLLTAAFAKGHKKALKALVQAWPFPFLRLGSLIVRWPNQDSLQAVLDGLEGFSAHGTCPRRSELRVLDLTLDFEQVQGKGASEALAKFPFWLPSTVKMEKFQDMAMPESVEDTRKGPQQAWEPVELHIDLFLRGPFKLDTFLSGLLTKVEQSSGSLRLCCRKLHIEEMPFNSLRGILKTLDLAFIQELEVFDWFRALSEQSLFATQLGKIHNLRSLKLSYYHWAFSTEGEPSSSYFLSQLGRLVHLRKLHLSYSYLSGNLHQVLSCLQNPLHTLEIRSCTLLDTDIAYLSRSLHAPHLKKLDLSGNNLACVVPGPLESLLREASGTLQYLDLNHCRLKDAHLNTLLPALSRCSHLRSLGLSDNPVSRAGLLSLLEHTAALLELKRVLYPIPVECCMYLHGLSWGPIHKGKLGQVQAEMQRLLQAVQRTDMQWSPPLPSSLPMRLVQPE, encoded by the exons ATGCCACCACCCGAACGCGTCTCTTCTCGGAAGCTCAGAAAACTTCCTGTGCCAAT GTTCATGGAGATGAGCACTCCAGCCCTACCAAAGCTCTTGGAACTTGCAGCCTCTAGCCTGCTGAGCAACGAGGCTTCCTCTCTACCTGCTTTGGAAGAGTTCACAGTCGACCTCTTCCCGCCCTTGCTCACTGCCGCGTTTGCCAAGGGTCACAAGAAGGCCCTGAAGGCCCTGGTGCAGGCCTGGCCTTTCCCCTTTCTCCGCCTGGGCTCTTTAATAGTGCGGTGGCCCAACCAAGACAGCTTGCAGGCTGTGCTGGATGGGCTGGAGGGCTTCTCTGCCCACGGAACTTGTCCCAG GAGGTCAGAACTGAGGGTCCTGGATTTGACACTGGACTTTGAGCAGGTCCAAGGTAAAGGGGCCTCTGAGGCCTTGGCCAAGTTCCCTTTCTGGTTACCATCGACGGTGAAGATGGAGAAGTTCCAAGACATGGCCATGCCTGAGTCAGTAGAAGACACTAGAAAAGGACCTCAGCAGGCCTGGGAACCAGTGGAATTACACATCGATCTTTTCCTGCGAGGTCCCTTCAAGTTAGATACGTTCCTTTCTGGCCTCCTGACAAAAGTGGAACAGAGCAGTGGGTCCCTGCGACTCTGCTGTAGGAAATTGCATATTGAGGAGATGCCATTCAACAGCCTCAGAGGGATCCTGAAGACGCTGGATCTGGCTTTCATCCAGGAGCTGGAGGTGTTTGACTGGTTCCGGGCACTGTCAGAGCAGAGCCTGTTTGCCACCCAGCTGGGAAAGATCCACAACCTGCGCAGCCTCAAGCTGTCCTACTACCACTGGGCCTTCTCCACCGAGGGTGAGCCGTCCTCCAGCTACTTCCTCTCCCAGCTTGGCCGGCTGGTCCACCTCCGGAAGCTCCACCTGTCCTACTCCTATCTCTCAGGCAACCTGCATCAAGTGCTCAG CTGCCTGCAGAACCCCCTGCACACCCTGGAGATCCGCTCCTGTACCCTCCTGGACACTGACATCGCTTACTTGTCCAGGAGCCTCCATGCCCCACACCTGAAGAAGCTGGACCTGAGTGGCAACAACCTGGCGTGCGTGGTACCTGGGCCCTTGGAGAGCCTGCTGAGGGAGGCCTCAGGGACCCTGCAGTACCTGGACCTGAACCACTGCCGGCTGAAAGACGCCCACCTCAACACCCTCCTGCCTGCCCTGAGCCGTTGCTCCCACCTCCGCTCCCTGGGCCTCTCGGACAACCCTGTGTCCAGGGCGGGCCTCCTGAGCCTGCTGGAGCACACGGCAGCATTGCTGGAGCTGAAGCGGGTGCTGTACCCCATCCCTGTGGAATGCTGCATGTACCTGCATGGCCTCTCCTGGGGGCCAATCCACAAAGGGAAGCTGGGCCAGGTGCAGGCCGAGATGCAGAGGTTGCTGCAGGCTGTACAGCGGACCGACATGCAGTggagccctcccctgccctcatcCCTGCCTATGAGGCTAGTGCAGCCCGAGTAA
- the LOC101428796 gene encoding melanoma antigen preferentially expressed in tumors-like isoform X3 — MCRFMEMSTPALPKLLELAASSLLSNEASSLPALEEFTVDLFPPLLTAAFAKGHKKALKALVQAWPFPFLRLGSLIVRWPNQDSLQAVLDGLEGFSAHGTCPRRSELRVLDLTLDFEQVQGKGASEALAKFPFWLPSTVKMEKFQDMAMPESVEDTRKGPQQAWEPVELHIDLFLRGPFKLDTFLSGLLTKVEQSSGSLRLCCRKLHIEEMPFNSLRGILKTLDLAFIQELEVFDWFRALSEQSLFATQLGKIHNLRSLKLSYYHWAFSTEGEPSSSYFLSQLGRLVHLRKLHLSYSYLSGNLHQVLSCLQNPLHTLEIRSCTLLDTDIAYLSRSLHAPHLKKLDLSGNNLACVVPGPLESLLREASGTLQYLDLNHCRLKDAHLNTLLPALSRCSHLRSLGLSDNPVSRAGLLSLLEHTAALLELKRVLYPIPVECCMYLHGLSWGPIHKGKLGQVQAEMQRLLQAVQRTDMQWSPPLPSSLPMRLVQPE, encoded by the exons ATGTG CAGGTTCATGGAGATGAGCACTCCAGCCCTACCAAAGCTCTTGGAACTTGCAGCCTCTAGCCTGCTGAGCAACGAGGCTTCCTCTCTACCTGCTTTGGAAGAGTTCACAGTCGACCTCTTCCCGCCCTTGCTCACTGCCGCGTTTGCCAAGGGTCACAAGAAGGCCCTGAAGGCCCTGGTGCAGGCCTGGCCTTTCCCCTTTCTCCGCCTGGGCTCTTTAATAGTGCGGTGGCCCAACCAAGACAGCTTGCAGGCTGTGCTGGATGGGCTGGAGGGCTTCTCTGCCCACGGAACTTGTCCCAG GAGGTCAGAACTGAGGGTCCTGGATTTGACACTGGACTTTGAGCAGGTCCAAGGTAAAGGGGCCTCTGAGGCCTTGGCCAAGTTCCCTTTCTGGTTACCATCGACGGTGAAGATGGAGAAGTTCCAAGACATGGCCATGCCTGAGTCAGTAGAAGACACTAGAAAAGGACCTCAGCAGGCCTGGGAACCAGTGGAATTACACATCGATCTTTTCCTGCGAGGTCCCTTCAAGTTAGATACGTTCCTTTCTGGCCTCCTGACAAAAGTGGAACAGAGCAGTGGGTCCCTGCGACTCTGCTGTAGGAAATTGCATATTGAGGAGATGCCATTCAACAGCCTCAGAGGGATCCTGAAGACGCTGGATCTGGCTTTCATCCAGGAGCTGGAGGTGTTTGACTGGTTCCGGGCACTGTCAGAGCAGAGCCTGTTTGCCACCCAGCTGGGAAAGATCCACAACCTGCGCAGCCTCAAGCTGTCCTACTACCACTGGGCCTTCTCCACCGAGGGTGAGCCGTCCTCCAGCTACTTCCTCTCCCAGCTTGGCCGGCTGGTCCACCTCCGGAAGCTCCACCTGTCCTACTCCTATCTCTCAGGCAACCTGCATCAAGTGCTCAG CTGCCTGCAGAACCCCCTGCACACCCTGGAGATCCGCTCCTGTACCCTCCTGGACACTGACATCGCTTACTTGTCCAGGAGCCTCCATGCCCCACACCTGAAGAAGCTGGACCTGAGTGGCAACAACCTGGCGTGCGTGGTACCTGGGCCCTTGGAGAGCCTGCTGAGGGAGGCCTCAGGGACCCTGCAGTACCTGGACCTGAACCACTGCCGGCTGAAAGACGCCCACCTCAACACCCTCCTGCCTGCCCTGAGCCGTTGCTCCCACCTCCGCTCCCTGGGCCTCTCGGACAACCCTGTGTCCAGGGCGGGCCTCCTGAGCCTGCTGGAGCACACGGCAGCATTGCTGGAGCTGAAGCGGGTGCTGTACCCCATCCCTGTGGAATGCTGCATGTACCTGCATGGCCTCTCCTGGGGGCCAATCCACAAAGGGAAGCTGGGCCAGGTGCAGGCCGAGATGCAGAGGTTGCTGCAGGCTGTACAGCGGACCGACATGCAGTggagccctcccctgccctcatcCCTGCCTATGAGGCTAGTGCAGCCCGAGTAA
- the LOC101428796 gene encoding melanoma antigen preferentially expressed in tumors-like isoform X4: protein MEMSTPALPKLLELAASSLLSNEASSLPALEEFTVDLFPPLLTAAFAKGHKKALKALVQAWPFPFLRLGSLIVRWPNQDSLQAVLDGLEGFSAHGTCPRRSELRVLDLTLDFEQVQGKGASEALAKFPFWLPSTVKMEKFQDMAMPESVEDTRKGPQQAWEPVELHIDLFLRGPFKLDTFLSGLLTKVEQSSGSLRLCCRKLHIEEMPFNSLRGILKTLDLAFIQELEVFDWFRALSEQSLFATQLGKIHNLRSLKLSYYHWAFSTEGEPSSSYFLSQLGRLVHLRKLHLSYSYLSGNLHQVLSCLQNPLHTLEIRSCTLLDTDIAYLSRSLHAPHLKKLDLSGNNLACVVPGPLESLLREASGTLQYLDLNHCRLKDAHLNTLLPALSRCSHLRSLGLSDNPVSRAGLLSLLEHTAALLELKRVLYPIPVECCMYLHGLSWGPIHKGKLGQVQAEMQRLLQAVQRTDMQWSPPLPSSLPMRLVQPE, encoded by the exons ATGGAGATGAGCACTCCAGCCCTACCAAAGCTCTTGGAACTTGCAGCCTCTAGCCTGCTGAGCAACGAGGCTTCCTCTCTACCTGCTTTGGAAGAGTTCACAGTCGACCTCTTCCCGCCCTTGCTCACTGCCGCGTTTGCCAAGGGTCACAAGAAGGCCCTGAAGGCCCTGGTGCAGGCCTGGCCTTTCCCCTTTCTCCGCCTGGGCTCTTTAATAGTGCGGTGGCCCAACCAAGACAGCTTGCAGGCTGTGCTGGATGGGCTGGAGGGCTTCTCTGCCCACGGAACTTGTCCCAG GAGGTCAGAACTGAGGGTCCTGGATTTGACACTGGACTTTGAGCAGGTCCAAGGTAAAGGGGCCTCTGAGGCCTTGGCCAAGTTCCCTTTCTGGTTACCATCGACGGTGAAGATGGAGAAGTTCCAAGACATGGCCATGCCTGAGTCAGTAGAAGACACTAGAAAAGGACCTCAGCAGGCCTGGGAACCAGTGGAATTACACATCGATCTTTTCCTGCGAGGTCCCTTCAAGTTAGATACGTTCCTTTCTGGCCTCCTGACAAAAGTGGAACAGAGCAGTGGGTCCCTGCGACTCTGCTGTAGGAAATTGCATATTGAGGAGATGCCATTCAACAGCCTCAGAGGGATCCTGAAGACGCTGGATCTGGCTTTCATCCAGGAGCTGGAGGTGTTTGACTGGTTCCGGGCACTGTCAGAGCAGAGCCTGTTTGCCACCCAGCTGGGAAAGATCCACAACCTGCGCAGCCTCAAGCTGTCCTACTACCACTGGGCCTTCTCCACCGAGGGTGAGCCGTCCTCCAGCTACTTCCTCTCCCAGCTTGGCCGGCTGGTCCACCTCCGGAAGCTCCACCTGTCCTACTCCTATCTCTCAGGCAACCTGCATCAAGTGCTCAG CTGCCTGCAGAACCCCCTGCACACCCTGGAGATCCGCTCCTGTACCCTCCTGGACACTGACATCGCTTACTTGTCCAGGAGCCTCCATGCCCCACACCTGAAGAAGCTGGACCTGAGTGGCAACAACCTGGCGTGCGTGGTACCTGGGCCCTTGGAGAGCCTGCTGAGGGAGGCCTCAGGGACCCTGCAGTACCTGGACCTGAACCACTGCCGGCTGAAAGACGCCCACCTCAACACCCTCCTGCCTGCCCTGAGCCGTTGCTCCCACCTCCGCTCCCTGGGCCTCTCGGACAACCCTGTGTCCAGGGCGGGCCTCCTGAGCCTGCTGGAGCACACGGCAGCATTGCTGGAGCTGAAGCGGGTGCTGTACCCCATCCCTGTGGAATGCTGCATGTACCTGCATGGCCTCTCCTGGGGGCCAATCCACAAAGGGAAGCTGGGCCAGGTGCAGGCCGAGATGCAGAGGTTGCTGCAGGCTGTACAGCGGACCGACATGCAGTggagccctcccctgccctcatcCCTGCCTATGAGGCTAGTGCAGCCCGAGTAA